The following proteins come from a genomic window of Schistocerca cancellata isolate TAMUIC-IGC-003103 chromosome 10, iqSchCanc2.1, whole genome shotgun sequence:
- the LOC126106136 gene encoding uncharacterized protein LOC126106136: MAGSVACYVCDREYSAMKHLNVHLRNVHKIQPGEEGTIKCSKSDCSFKCNFLAKLRLHVEQEHMVEMVKLLRGVTFQRILDDVRDSVHSSGVERLHLLTRHDLHNIKRDFAIGDDQQHNIDEVSVSMWLEKMTDCVLLYKKEGEAREDFDRTDSVIVLMTDFQKQLLQRFGQNIVCVDSTHCTNVYKLLVTTLLVVDDFGSGMPVAFCVSNRETTSIMTHFFSAVKERAGIIKTSVFMSNDTNTFCSAWSRVMGPAENNLLCAWHIDRSWRNNLKKVHDNEEKKALVYKALRTLLEEADIDNFNELLESFVVQLQADEGTRDFGVYFSSNYLFRPQQWAYCHRRNLGINTNMHLEAMHRVLKYCYLEGKTNNRLDRLLVVLMKLVRDKLCARMVKLYKGGHSYRINLIEARHKASCSIKENYITVNTDGTKFHVKSQTHCGVTHTVILNNIECKLECKLKCSKCNICIHAFSCSCADSLIHLNICKHIHAVSMTYALHSSATFTPSEATVTEEASAILCSLQTNTDDHENTSLA; the protein is encoded by the exons ATGGCTGGTTCTGTTGCTTGTTATGTATGTGATCGAGAATATTCAGCAATGAAGCATTTGAATGTTCATTTGAGAAATGTGCATAAAATTCAGCCAGGTGAAGAAGGTACGATAAAGTGCTCAAAAAGTGACTGCagctttaaatgcaattttttggcTAAGTTGCGCCTACATGTGGAGCAGGAGCACATGGTTGAGATG GTAAAATTGCTGAGGGGGGTCACTTTCCAGAGAATTCTGGATGATGTGCGGGACTCAGTTCATTCCAGCGGAGTGGAGAGGCTGCATCTCCTGACTCGGCATGACCTTCATAACATTAAGAGAGACTTCGCCATTGGTGATGATCAGCAGCATAACATTGATGAAGTCAGTGTTAGTATGTGGCTGGAGAAAATGACAGACTGTGTTCTCCTCTATAAGAAAGAAGGCGAGGCCAGGGAAGATTTTGATAGGACTGACTCGGTGATAGTGTTAATGACTGACTTCCAGAAGCAGTTATTACAGAGATTTGGACAAAATATTGTATGTGTAGACTCCACACATTGTACGAATGTTTACAAACTGTTGGTGACCACATTGTTAGTGGTAGACGATTTTGGTTCAGGTATGCCTGTAGCATTCTGTGTTTCAAATCGGGAGACTACTTCCATAATGACTCATTTCTTTAGTGCTGTGAAAGAGAGAGCTGGCATCATAAAAACATCTGTATTCATGTCCAACGACACTAATACTTTCTGTAGTGCATGGTCACGAGTCATGGGACCTGCAGAAAATAATCTACTGTGTGCTTGGCACATAGACCGCAGCTGGCGGAATAATTTGAAGAAAGTCCATGACAATGAAGAAAAGAAAGCACTTGTGTACAAAGCTCTTCGTACATTGCTTGAAGAAGCGGATATAGACAATTTTAATGAGCTGCTGGAATCGTTCGTCGTGCAGCTTCAAGCAGATGAAGGTACAAGAGACTTTGGTGTATATTTCTCGTCAAATTACTTATTCCGGCCTCAGCAGTGGGCATACTGTCACCGTCGCAATCTGGGTATAAATACAAATATGCACCTTGAAGCAATGCATAgagttttaaaatattgttatctaGAGGGAAAAACAAACAATAGACTTGACAGACTACTTGTTGTGTTGATGAAATTGGTGCGTGACAAACTGTGTGCTCGAATGGTTAAATTGTATAAGGGTGGCCATTCATATAGAATAAATCTTATTGAGGCTCGTCATAAAGCTTCATGTAGTATTAAGGAGAATTACATTACAGTCAATACTGATGGTACAAAGTTTCATGTGAAATCCCAAACTCATTGTGGTGTAACACATACTGTGATTTTAAATAACATTGAATGTAAATTGGAGTGCAAGTTGAAGTGCTCCAAGTGTAATATATGTATACATGCTTTCAGTTGTTCTTGTGCGGACAGTTTAATTCATTTGAACATATGCAAGCACATTCATGCAGTGTCAATGACGTATGCATTACATTCAAGTGCCACATTTACACCAAGTGAAGCAACAGTGACAGAAGAGGCTTCTGCCATTTTGTGTTCACTGCAAACAAATACTGATGATCACGAGAACACATCTCTGGCCTGA